Proteins found in one Deinococcus ruber genomic segment:
- a CDS encoding plastocyanin/azurin family copper-binding protein, whose protein sequence is MRSLVASALLLGSAGAASTPTLTFPFKVQGTANAGASGQLIVRTLSPTMSISVLTLRGLTPNTAYVAHYHSLGTASSDPCASNGPISLVFPPFKSDAQGQGLALLRAVPARISGTAGAYVNVHTADDVAVIPLCASVLKAAAPTAVQPTTPQTTTTPPATHAASQQGVTVKIGDNTFMPTPLSVAAGTTVTWVNTGKVTHNVSSVDLPGIRSASLHPGESYSYTFTAPGIFTYYCSYHEGMSATITVTKR, encoded by the coding sequence TTGCGTTCACTTGTTGCTTCGGCGCTGCTGTTAGGTAGTGCGGGTGCCGCGTCCACGCCCACCCTGACCTTCCCGTTCAAAGTCCAGGGAACGGCCAATGCCGGGGCCTCCGGGCAGCTGATCGTCCGCACCCTCAGCCCAACGATGTCCATCTCAGTGCTGACGCTGCGCGGCCTGACGCCCAACACGGCGTACGTGGCCCATTACCACTCGTTGGGAACGGCCAGCAGCGATCCCTGCGCCTCCAACGGCCCGATCTCCCTGGTCTTCCCGCCCTTCAAAAGTGACGCGCAGGGTCAAGGACTCGCGCTGCTGCGCGCCGTTCCAGCCAGGATCAGCGGCACCGCCGGGGCGTACGTCAATGTGCATACCGCAGACGATGTCGCCGTCATTCCCCTGTGCGCGTCTGTTCTCAAAGCGGCTGCACCCACGGCCGTCCAGCCCACAACCCCCCAGACCACGACCACCCCGCCGGCGACGCATGCGGCGTCACAGCAGGGTGTCACCGTCAAGATCGGCGATAACACCTTCATGCCCACGCCGCTGTCCGTCGCGGCGGGCACCACCGTCACCTGGGTCAACACCGGGAAGGTCACCCACAACGTGTCGTCGGTCGATCTCCCGGGGATTCGCTCGGCCAGCCTGCATCCTGGCGAGAGTTACAGCTACACCTTCACCGCTCCCGGCATCTTCACGTACTACTGCTCCTACCATGAAGGCATGAGTGCCACGATCACCGTGACCAAGCGCTGA
- a CDS encoding sunset domain-containing protein, protein MRPLSIGVVLLAVASSALAATYNMAAPILPDPTLSPGDVLTSDPAIICKSGYTQTVRNVPQSLKNQIYKAYGITSRLPGEYEIDHIISLELGGSNSAKNLFPESFKTQPLNAHVKDTLENKLHALACAGTITMQEAQRAIASNWTTAYVKYVGPLPGGVSPVSSGPASPPVPTTVQQIPAQLQGNASMAPLAGGSCPPAAPVKLSKAGIYHLPIGDSKYGRTHATQCFKDAASAAAAGFRGVK, encoded by the coding sequence ATGCGACCTCTCAGCATCGGAGTAGTCCTGCTGGCCGTGGCCTCTTCGGCGTTGGCCGCGACCTACAATATGGCCGCGCCGATCCTGCCCGATCCCACGTTGAGTCCCGGCGACGTCCTGACCAGCGACCCTGCCATCATCTGCAAGAGCGGCTACACCCAGACAGTCCGCAATGTCCCGCAGAGTCTGAAAAACCAAATCTACAAGGCATACGGCATCACCAGTCGGCTGCCCGGCGAGTACGAAATCGACCACATCATCAGTCTGGAACTGGGCGGGTCGAACAGTGCGAAGAATCTCTTCCCGGAGTCCTTTAAGACCCAGCCACTGAACGCGCACGTCAAGGACACGCTGGAGAACAAACTCCACGCCCTCGCGTGCGCAGGGACCATCACCATGCAGGAGGCGCAGCGGGCGATCGCCAGCAACTGGACCACCGCCTACGTCAAGTACGTCGGCCCGCTGCCGGGGGGCGTGTCGCCTGTCTCGTCAGGACCTGCGTCTCCCCCAGTTCCCACCACCGTTCAGCAGATTCCTGCTCAACTCCAAGGGAATGCCAGCATGGCGCCTCTGGCTGGTGGCAGCTGTCCGCCTGCCGCGCCCGTGAAACTGAGCAAGGCGGGGATCTATCATCTGCCGATTGGGGACAGTAAGTATGGCCGCACGCATGCCACCCAGTGCTTCAAGGATGCCGCCAGTGCGGCGGCCGCCGGATTCCGAGGAGTCAAATGA